One part of the Lachnospiraceae bacterium JLR.KK002 genome encodes these proteins:
- a CDS encoding transposase — MAENRQYDHEYKVQAVKLAKEIGQAKAAKELGVPKNTMYGWVRANRPGSLDLGAGSQTPQSAMTLNQELLQLRQLVKEQEKEIRRLKKENDFLEEASAFFAASRLRSAKTKE, encoded by the coding sequence ATGGCAGAAAACAGGCAATACGACCATGAATACAAAGTACAGGCAGTGAAACTGGCAAAGGAAATCGGACAAGCAAAGGCCGCTAAAGAACTGGGGGTTCCAAAGAATACCATGTATGGCTGGGTACGGGCCAACCGCCCTGGCAGCCTCGACCTTGGGGCAGGTTCACAAACTCCGCAAAGCGCCATGACCCTTAACCAGGAACTTCTTCAGCTCCGCCAGCTGGTTAAGGAACAGGAAAAAGAAATCCGCCGTTTGAAGAAGGAAAATGACTTTCTGGAGGAAGCCAGCGCTTTTTTCGCCGCGAGCCGTCTGAGGTCAGCAAAAACGAAAGAATGA
- a CDS encoding IS3 family transposase → MKFIALKTKDGKLKGDIFFYCRTLHVSRQGFYQYLANKDRPWKYQPLADAMMEILEEDDCNDTYGRIRMYQALMLKQPENVDIPSERTVYRVMEDIGISHHPRRKPNGITKADRQARKSEDLLKRDFKSEKPLVKCVTDITEIKASDGKLYVSAVFDCFDSSVVGLAMDTNMKAPLCARTLENAAKTYPDIHGAIIHSDRGSQYTSQLYRDVIRKYGIRQSMNSAGGRCHDNARCESMWARMKSELLYDRYDTEKMSTDELKTLIWRYFISYWNNRRICSSNGGLPPMIKRQRYYDSLKEAA, encoded by the coding sequence ATGAAGTTCATTGCTCTTAAAACCAAAGACGGCAAATTAAAAGGGGATATCTTCTTTTACTGTAGAACCCTTCATGTCAGCAGGCAGGGATTCTACCAGTACCTTGCAAATAAAGACCGCCCATGGAAGTATCAGCCCCTGGCAGACGCCATGATGGAAATCCTTGAGGAAGATGATTGTAATGACACCTACGGCCGGATCCGTATGTATCAGGCATTAATGTTAAAACAGCCTGAAAATGTGGATATTCCCAGCGAACGTACTGTTTACCGTGTCATGGAGGATATCGGCATCAGCCACCATCCCAGGCGCAAACCAAACGGAATCACGAAAGCGGATCGGCAAGCCCGGAAATCAGAAGATCTGTTAAAACGTGATTTTAAGTCAGAGAAGCCGCTGGTCAAGTGTGTAACAGACATAACAGAGATCAAAGCCAGCGATGGAAAGCTGTATGTTTCGGCTGTTTTTGACTGCTTCGATTCCAGCGTGGTTGGACTGGCGATGGATACTAATATGAAAGCTCCATTATGTGCGCGGACACTGGAAAACGCGGCGAAGACATATCCGGACATCCATGGGGCAATTATCCACAGTGACAGGGGAAGCCAGTACACGAGCCAGCTTTACCGGGATGTAATCCGGAAGTATGGCATACGGCAGAGCATGAACAGTGCAGGCGGCAGATGCCATGATAACGCCCGCTGCGAGAGCATGTGGGCCAGAATGAAATCTGAACTACTCTATGACCGTTACGATACAGAGAAGATGAGCACGGATGAACTGAAAACCCTGATCTGGAGATATTTCATCAGCTATTGGAATAACCGGAGGATCTGTTCCTCTAATGGAGGCCTTCCTCCCATGATAAAACGGCAGCGATACTATGATTCCCTGAAAGAAGCAGCATAG